The following coding sequences are from one Rhodospirillales bacterium window:
- the pheS gene encoding phenylalanine--tRNA ligase subunit alpha codes for MDNPETLRAEALAAIDAAADMESVEKIRVAALGKKGRITALMKGLGGLDPEARRAAGAALNVVKADIAAAIDARKAALADAELESRILQEAVDVTLPSRPEASGRIHPISQTIDEVIAIFGEMGFSVAEGPDIEDDWHNFTALNIPPEHPARQEMDTFYLPGSTGRDADGDRLVLRTHTSPVQIRTMLREAPPLRIIAPGRTYRCDYDATHSPMFHQVEGLVVDTTTHMGHLKGCLIEFCRAFFGVDDLPVRFRASYFPFTEPSAEVDIGCTREGGSLRIGHGDDWLEILGSGMVNPRVLENCGIDSRRYQGFAFGMGIERIAMLKYGIPDLRTFFESDLRWLRHYGFSALTVPNLVGGLEA; via the coding sequence ATGGACAACCCGGAGACACTGCGGGCGGAGGCATTGGCCGCCATCGACGCCGCCGCCGACATGGAGAGCGTGGAAAAGATCCGCGTCGCCGCTCTCGGCAAGAAGGGTCGGATCACGGCGCTGATGAAAGGGCTGGGCGGACTGGATCCGGAAGCCCGCCGCGCCGCCGGCGCCGCCCTCAACGTCGTCAAGGCGGATATCGCCGCCGCCATCGACGCCCGCAAGGCGGCGCTCGCCGATGCGGAGTTGGAGTCGCGAATCCTGCAGGAGGCGGTGGATGTCACGCTCCCGTCCCGTCCGGAGGCGAGCGGCCGCATCCATCCGATCAGCCAGACGATCGACGAGGTGATCGCCATCTTCGGCGAAATGGGGTTCTCGGTCGCCGAAGGTCCCGACATCGAGGATGACTGGCACAACTTCACCGCCCTCAATATCCCGCCCGAGCATCCGGCGCGCCAGGAGATGGACACGTTCTATCTGCCTGGCTCGACGGGACGCGACGCCGACGGCGACCGGCTGGTGCTGCGCACCCACACTTCGCCGGTGCAGATACGCACCATGCTGCGCGAGGCGCCGCCGCTTCGCATCATCGCCCCCGGCCGCACCTACCGCTGCGACTACGACGCGACCCACTCGCCGATGTTCCATCAGGTCGAAGGGCTGGTGGTGGACACGACGACGCACATGGGTCACCTCAAGGGCTGCCTGATCGAGTTCTGCCGGGCATTTTTCGGGGTCGACGATCTGCCGGTGCGCTTCCGCGCCAGCTACTTCCCGTTCACGGAACCCTCCGCGGAAGTGGACATCGGCTGCACCCGCGAGGGCGGGTCTTTGCGGATCGGCCACGGCGACGACTGGCTCGAAATCCTCGGCAGCGGCATGGTCAACCCGCGTGTCCTGGAGAACTGCGGGATCGATTCGCGCCGCTACCAGGGCTTCGCGTTCGGCATGGGGATCGAGCGTATCGCCATGCTGAAGTACGGCATCCCGGATCTGCGCACGTTCTTCGAGTCCGACCTGCGCTGGTTGCGGCACTACGGCTTCTCCGCCCTTACGGTTCCGAACCTGGTGGGGGGGCTGGAGGCGTGA
- a CDS encoding DNA polymerase III subunit beta, whose product MKLSIERTALLKTLGHVQSVVERRNTIPILSNIKLEAADGQLKLSATDMDLEVVESVTANITNAGVTTVPAHTLFEIVRRLPDGAEVQLDSGGDTERIQMRSGRSRFTLPCRPVADFPLMAGGELPHMFRIAAGEMKGLIDRTRFAISTEETRYYLNGIYLHAAERNGVAVLRAVATDGHRLASVEVPLPDGAAGMPGVIVPRKTVTEVRKLIDESAADVEVALSESMIRFACGAAVLTSKLIDGTFPDYQRVIPVGNDKRLDVNRHSFTDAVDRVSAISSEKSRAVKLAVADGMLVLSASSAEFGSATEEIEVHYEGTPLEIGFNSRYLLDIAQQIEGESARFVMADASSPTILQEVGDASAIYVLMPMRV is encoded by the coding sequence ATGAAACTCAGCATCGAACGGACGGCGCTGCTCAAGACCCTCGGTCACGTTCAGAGCGTGGTCGAGCGGCGGAACACCATCCCCATCCTTTCCAACATCAAGCTCGAAGCGGCGGACGGGCAGCTCAAGTTGAGCGCCACCGATATGGATCTGGAGGTGGTCGAGTCGGTCACTGCCAACATCACCAACGCCGGCGTGACCACGGTGCCGGCCCATACCCTGTTTGAAATCGTCCGGCGGCTTCCGGATGGCGCCGAAGTGCAACTGGACAGCGGCGGCGATACGGAGCGGATCCAGATGCGCAGCGGCCGCTCGCGCTTTACGCTGCCGTGCCGACCCGTCGCCGACTTCCCGCTGATGGCCGGGGGCGAGTTGCCCCACATGTTCCGGATCGCAGCCGGCGAGATGAAGGGCCTCATTGACCGGACGCGCTTTGCGATCTCCACCGAGGAAACCCGTTATTACCTCAATGGCATCTATCTGCACGCCGCCGAGCGCAATGGCGTCGCCGTGCTGCGCGCGGTGGCGACCGATGGTCACCGGCTGGCCAGCGTCGAGGTGCCGCTCCCGGATGGAGCGGCCGGCATGCCGGGCGTCATCGTACCACGCAAGACCGTGACCGAAGTCCGCAAGCTCATCGACGAAAGCGCCGCGGACGTGGAGGTGGCCCTTTCTGAATCCATGATCCGTTTCGCGTGCGGCGCGGCGGTGCTGACCTCAAAGCTGATCGACGGCACCTTCCCGGATTATCAGCGCGTCATCCCGGTCGGCAACGACAAGCGGCTCGACGTCAATCGCCATTCCTTCACCGATGCCGTCGACCGGGTATCCGCCATCTCCAGCGAGAAGTCGCGCGCGGTGAAACTGGCGGTCGCCGACGGTATGCTGGTGCTGTCGGCGAGCAGCGCCGAATTCGGCAGCGCCACCGAGGAGATCGAAGTGCACTACGAAGGGACCCCCCTGGAGATCGGCTTCAATTCCCGCTACCTCCTGGACATCGCGCAGCAGATCGAGGGGGAAAGCGCCCGCTTCGTGATGGCGGATGCGTCTTCGCCAACGATCCTGCAGGAGGTGGGAGATGCCAGCGCCATCTACGTGCTGATGCCGATGCGGGTCTGA
- a CDS encoding phenylalanine--tRNA ligase subunit beta, producing the protein MKVPLSWLKRHLETAASVDTIVERLTMIGLEVDGVADRGRGLEDFVVARVVEAHRHPDADKLSVCVVDAGPGTGIAQVVCGAPNARAGLMGVFAPVGTHVPGTGVFLKRATIRGVESNGMLLSERELGLSDEHTGIIELPAEAPLGARVVDVLGLADPVIDVAVTPNRGDCLGVRGIARDLAAAGAGTLKSLPIEAVPGQFSSPIRVFREFSDGDGDACPYFVGRYIRGVTNRESPEWLKRLLLAAGLRPISALVDITNLMTLNVCRPLHAFDADRVRGDLHVRLARPGERLAALNGREYGLGGSMTVIADDEEPQALGGVMGGERTACTGVTRNVFLEAALFDPVRTATTGRELSLPSDARYRFERGVDPSFVIDGMEMATRLVLDLCGGEASDLVIAGAEPEWRRTVAFRPERVRTLAGVDVPESEAQRILEALGFSVSGTGGEALDVAVPPWRTDVVGEACLVEEVVRIAGYDRVPATPLPRLATLPEPALTPSQRRRALARRTLATRGLVEAVTYSFMSSASLQSFAPVPNALRLVNPISADLDTMRPTILPNLIAAAGRNADRGVADAHLFEVGPQYAGVAPEDQRMVAAGIRCRRTGPKHWDETPRAWDVFDAKADAMAVLTALGAPADKLIALDGAPDWYHPGRSGTVRLGPTAVLAVFGEIHPRVLRQMDVSGPVAAFEVFIDTLPSAKRRAGSLRPPLALSPFQPVERDFAFIVDRSVAAQDLVRAARGADKALISEVRVFDLFVGESLGVDKKSLGITVVLQPTERTLTDADLESVAEKVRSRVEKATGGALRT; encoded by the coding sequence GTGAAAGTCCCGCTGTCGTGGCTGAAGCGGCACCTTGAAACCGCGGCCTCGGTCGACACGATCGTCGAGCGATTGACGATGATTGGCCTCGAGGTCGATGGCGTGGCCGACCGCGGCCGCGGCCTCGAAGATTTTGTCGTCGCCCGCGTCGTCGAGGCGCACCGCCATCCGGACGCCGACAAGCTCAGCGTCTGCGTCGTCGACGCCGGTCCCGGCACCGGCATCGCGCAGGTGGTCTGCGGCGCGCCCAATGCCCGCGCCGGCTTGATGGGGGTGTTCGCGCCGGTCGGCACCCACGTTCCCGGCACCGGCGTGTTTCTCAAGCGCGCCACCATCCGCGGCGTCGAAAGCAACGGCATGTTGCTGTCGGAGCGGGAGTTGGGGCTCTCCGACGAGCACACCGGGATCATAGAGCTTCCGGCGGAGGCGCCGCTCGGCGCCCGCGTCGTCGATGTGCTGGGCTTGGCCGATCCGGTCATCGACGTGGCGGTGACGCCCAACCGCGGCGATTGTCTCGGCGTCCGCGGCATCGCCCGCGATCTGGCGGCGGCCGGGGCGGGAACGCTCAAGTCGCTCCCCATCGAGGCGGTGCCCGGCCAGTTTTCGAGCCCGATCCGCGTGTTTCGGGAGTTCTCCGACGGCGACGGCGATGCCTGCCCGTACTTCGTCGGCCGGTATATCCGTGGGGTCACCAACAGAGAAAGTCCCGAGTGGTTGAAGCGCCTCTTACTGGCGGCGGGCCTCCGTCCGATTTCGGCATTGGTCGACATTACCAACCTGATGACCCTCAATGTCTGCCGGCCGCTGCACGCGTTTGACGCCGACCGGGTGCGTGGCGATCTGCACGTCCGTCTGGCGCGTCCGGGCGAGCGGCTGGCGGCTCTCAATGGCCGCGAGTACGGGCTCGGCGGCTCCATGACCGTCATCGCCGACGACGAGGAGCCCCAAGCCCTCGGCGGCGTCATGGGCGGAGAGCGCACTGCCTGCACCGGGGTCACCCGCAACGTGTTTCTTGAGGCGGCGCTGTTCGATCCCGTCCGCACCGCCACCACTGGCCGCGAGCTCAGCCTGCCGTCCGACGCCCGCTACAGGTTCGAGCGCGGCGTCGACCCGTCGTTCGTGATCGACGGCATGGAGATGGCGACGCGACTGGTGCTCGATCTGTGCGGCGGCGAGGCCTCCGATTTGGTGATCGCCGGGGCCGAACCGGAGTGGCGGCGCACCGTTGCGTTTCGGCCGGAGCGCGTGCGCACCCTCGCCGGCGTCGACGTCCCGGAGAGCGAGGCGCAGCGTATCCTCGAGGCGCTCGGATTCTCGGTCTCGGGAACGGGGGGCGAGGCACTCGATGTCGCAGTCCCGCCGTGGCGGACCGATGTGGTCGGCGAAGCTTGCCTGGTCGAGGAGGTGGTGCGCATCGCCGGCTACGACCGTGTGCCGGCGACCCCGCTGCCGCGGCTCGCGACGCTGCCGGAACCCGCCCTGACGCCGTCGCAGCGGCGACGCGCCCTCGCCCGCAGAACCCTGGCGACGCGCGGCCTCGTCGAAGCCGTCACTTATTCGTTCATGTCGTCCGCGAGCCTGCAGTCGTTCGCGCCGGTTCCGAACGCGCTCCGTCTTGTCAATCCGATCAGCGCCGATCTGGACACGATGCGGCCGACCATCCTTCCCAATCTGATCGCCGCGGCCGGGCGCAACGCCGACCGCGGCGTGGCCGATGCGCACTTGTTCGAGGTCGGGCCGCAGTACGCCGGCGTGGCGCCGGAAGACCAACGCATGGTCGCCGCAGGCATCCGCTGCAGGCGCACCGGGCCGAAACACTGGGACGAGACGCCGCGGGCATGGGATGTCTTCGACGCCAAGGCCGACGCCATGGCAGTTCTGACCGCGCTCGGGGCGCCGGCGGACAAGTTGATAGCGCTGGACGGAGCGCCCGACTGGTACCACCCCGGCCGCTCCGGCACCGTGCGTCTCGGGCCAACCGCGGTGCTGGCCGTGTTCGGCGAAATCCACCCCCGAGTGCTGCGGCAGATGGACGTTTCCGGCCCGGTGGCAGCGTTCGAGGTGTTCATCGACACCCTGCCGTCCGCGAAGCGGCGGGCGGGGAGTCTCAGGCCGCCGCTGGCACTGTCACCTTTCCAGCCGGTCGAGCGGGACTTTGCCTTCATCGTCGATCGGAGTGTCGCGGCGCAGGACCTGGTGCGTGCGGCGCGCGGCGCCGACAAGGCGCTGATCAGCGAGGTCCGCGTGTTCGACCTGTTCGTCGGCGAAAGCCTCGGCGTGGACAAAAAGTCCCTCGGCATCACCGTCGTCCTGCAGCCGACGGAGCGCACCCTGACCGACGCGGACCTGGAGTCCGTCGCCGAGAAGGTTCGAAGCCGCGTCGAAAAAGCGACCGGCGGCGCGCTGCGCACCTAG
- the rpsT gene encoding 30S ribosomal protein S20: MAHHQSAKKRIRQTVKRAAINRARVSRIRTFVKKVELAISSGDKQQALSAFREAQPELMRGVNKGVVHGNTVSRKLSRLSARINAMST; this comes from the coding sequence ATGGCACATCACCAATCGGCGAAGAAGCGCATCCGGCAGACCGTGAAGCGAGCGGCGATCAACAGGGCGCGCGTGAGCCGCATTCGGACGTTCGTGAAGAAGGTCGAGCTGGCGATCTCCAGCGGCGACAAGCAACAGGCGCTGTCGGCGTTTCGGGAGGCGCAACCCGAGCTGATGCGGGGCGTCAACAAGGGCGTGGTGCACGGCAACACGGTATCTCGAAAGCTGTCACGGTTGTCGGCCCGCATTAACGCCATGTCGACCTGA
- the dnaA gene encoding chromosomal replication initiator protein DnaA, whose translation MSTEEMAPIQQEWVRISGQLRSEIGEAAYQSWLKPMAVRGVGDGRVTMSVPTRFMRDWVLAHYLERLCSLWEGANPNVQRIDVIVQSERSNGFKDLSPLAPQPKCGVAAAPRRGAADPVAATHSARGAIVGNGASSPPAGFFSELNDDISAPLDTRLTFDNFVVGKPNEFAYAAARRIASGERAAFNPLFLYGGVGLGKTHLMHAICWEVRRQTPRRSIIYLTAEKFMYRFIRALREQATVDFKDQFRSVDMLMIDDVQFISGKESTQEEFFHTFNALVDQGRQIVLSADKSPSDLEGIQERLKSRLNCGLVADIHATTFELRLGILHSKAEQLKVEIPRKVMEFLAHRITSNVRELEGALNRVVAHAQLVGRDITLETSQEVLQDLLRAADRRVTIEDIQKQVATHFNIRVSDMHSARRARAVARPRQVAMFLAKQLTTRSLPEIGRKFGNRDHTTVMHAVRKIEELTASDGSFAEDVELLRRMLES comes from the coding sequence ATGAGCACCGAAGAGATGGCTCCGATTCAGCAGGAATGGGTGCGGATCAGCGGGCAGTTGCGAAGCGAAATAGGGGAAGCCGCTTATCAAAGCTGGCTCAAGCCCATGGCGGTGCGGGGAGTTGGGGACGGTCGAGTCACCATGTCCGTTCCGACGCGCTTCATGCGCGACTGGGTGCTTGCCCATTATCTGGAACGGTTGTGTTCGCTGTGGGAAGGGGCAAATCCGAACGTTCAGCGCATCGACGTCATCGTTCAGTCGGAACGCTCGAACGGCTTCAAAGACCTGTCGCCTCTGGCGCCCCAACCGAAATGCGGCGTGGCCGCCGCGCCCCGGCGCGGCGCCGCCGACCCGGTTGCCGCCACTCACTCTGCGCGGGGTGCAATCGTTGGGAACGGCGCCTCCTCGCCGCCCGCCGGTTTCTTCAGTGAGCTGAACGACGATATCAGCGCTCCACTCGACACGCGCCTCACATTCGACAATTTCGTGGTCGGCAAGCCCAACGAGTTTGCTTATGCAGCGGCCCGCCGCATCGCCTCCGGCGAGCGTGCAGCGTTCAACCCGCTGTTCCTTTATGGCGGCGTCGGTCTCGGCAAGACCCACTTGATGCACGCCATTTGCTGGGAAGTCCGCCGGCAAACGCCCCGACGCTCGATCATCTACCTGACAGCGGAAAAATTCATGTACCGGTTCATCCGGGCGCTCCGCGAACAGGCCACCGTCGATTTCAAGGATCAGTTCCGCTCGGTCGACATGTTGATGATCGACGACGTCCAGTTCATCAGCGGCAAGGAGTCGACCCAGGAGGAATTTTTCCACACCTTCAATGCCCTGGTCGACCAGGGGCGGCAGATCGTGCTGTCCGCCGACAAATCGCCGAGCGACCTTGAGGGGATCCAGGAGCGGCTTAAATCCCGCCTCAATTGCGGTTTGGTGGCCGACATCCACGCCACCACGTTCGAGCTGCGCCTCGGCATTCTGCACTCCAAGGCTGAGCAGCTAAAGGTGGAGATCCCGCGCAAGGTGATGGAGTTCCTGGCCCACCGCATCACCAGCAACGTGCGCGAACTCGAGGGGGCGCTGAACCGGGTCGTGGCCCACGCGCAACTGGTCGGCCGCGACATCACGCTGGAGACCAGCCAGGAAGTCCTGCAGGATCTGCTGCGCGCCGCCGATCGGAGGGTCACCATCGAGGACATCCAGAAGCAGGTGGCGACGCACTTCAACATTCGCGTCTCCGATATGCATTCGGCGCGAAGAGCCCGCGCCGTGGCGCGCCCTCGTCAGGTCGCCATGTTCCTCGCCAAGCAGTTGACCACCCGGTCGCTCCCCGAAATCGGCCGCAAGTTCGGCAACCGTGACCACACCACGGTGATGCACGCGGTTCGCAAGATTGAGGAGCTGACTGCAAGCGACGGCAGCTTCGCCGAAGACGTCGAGCTGCTGCGCCGCATGCTGGAAAGCTGA
- the rplT gene encoding 50S ribosomal protein L20, protein MARVKRGVTARARHKKVIDRAAGYRGRNNNVYRVAVEKVEKALQYAYRDRRNRKRTFRRLWITRINAGAREHGLTYSQFMHGLIQAGIEIDRKMLSDLAVREPEAFKALVDTARDAAATA, encoded by the coding sequence ATGGCTCGTGTCAAAAGGGGCGTAACGGCGAGAGCGCGCCACAAGAAGGTCATCGATCGCGCCGCCGGGTATCGCGGCCGCAACAACAACGTCTATCGCGTCGCGGTCGAGAAGGTCGAGAAGGCCCTGCAGTACGCCTACCGCGACCGCCGCAACCGCAAGCGCACGTTCCGGCGTTTGTGGATCACGAGGATCAACGCCGGCGCCCGCGAGCACGGCTTGACGTATTCGCAGTTCATGCACGGCCTGATCCAGGCCGGTATCGAGATCGACCGCAAGATGCTGTCGGATCTGGCGGTGCGCGAACCGGAGGCGTTCAAGGCGCTGGTCGACACGGCGCGGGACGCCGCCGCAACTGCCTGA
- the mutM gene encoding bifunctional DNA-formamidopyrimidine glycosylase/DNA-(apurinic or apyrimidinic site) lyase, whose translation MPELPEVETVRRGLAPVLEGRRLAAVVCRRLDLRFPLPRDFARRLAGVRVDAIDRRGKFLLFRLDDGNVLIAHLGMSGRFQVAAGDAPEPGRHDHVVLTTEAGVTVRFRDPRRFGFMDLVPAAELDAYSMLARLGIEPLSAGFSGAWLQRRLAGRTMPIKSAVLDQSIIAGIGNIYACESLYRAGLSPTRLAGTIVGRRAGRLVKAIKTVLNDAIAAGGSSLRDHRAPAGELGTFQHGFAVYGREGRECPTCTCGGADPGAAGVTGGVRRIVQAGRSTFYCAKQQR comes from the coding sequence ATGCCAGAACTACCCGAGGTGGAAACGGTGCGGCGGGGCCTGGCGCCGGTTTTGGAAGGGCGGCGGCTGGCCGCGGTGGTGTGCCGGCGCCTGGACCTGCGGTTTCCGCTGCCTCGGGATTTCGCGCGGCGCCTCGCCGGCGTGCGGGTAGACGCCATCGACCGACGCGGCAAGTTCCTGCTGTTCCGTCTCGACGACGGCAACGTGCTGATCGCCCATCTCGGCATGTCGGGGCGGTTTCAGGTGGCCGCAGGCGACGCACCAGAGCCCGGTCGCCACGATCACGTGGTGCTCACGACCGAGGCCGGCGTCACGGTGCGCTTCCGCGACCCGCGGCGGTTCGGCTTCATGGACCTGGTACCGGCGGCTGAACTCGATGCCTATTCGATGCTGGCGCGCCTCGGCATCGAGCCGTTGAGCGCCGGGTTCTCCGGCGCGTGGCTGCAGCGACGCCTGGCCGGCCGCACGATGCCGATAAAGTCGGCGGTGCTCGACCAGAGCATCATTGCCGGCATCGGCAACATCTATGCGTGTGAGAGCCTGTACCGCGCCGGCCTCTCCCCCACCCGGCTGGCGGGGACGATCGTCGGACGCCGTGCCGGGCGCCTGGTCAAGGCGATCAAGACGGTGCTCAACGATGCCATCGCGGCCGGCGGATCGTCGCTCCGCGATCACAGGGCGCCGGCCGGCGAGCTCGGGACCTTCCAGCACGGCTTCGCGGTCTACGGGCGCGAAGGCCGAGAGTGCCCGACCTGTACCTGCGGTGGAGCGGACCCTGGCGCGGCGGGGGTCACCGGTGGCGTGCGACGCATTGTTCAGGCGGGGCGGTCGACGTTTTATTGTGCAAAGCAGCAACGCTGA
- the recF gene encoding DNA replication/repair protein RecF yields the protein MLDNRAATWARRDEAAGRVYVNRLTLTNFRCFAHLRVDVGPQPVVLTGANGSGKTSVLEAVSFLAPGRGLRRVRLDEPDRWQSGTETGSSGETGGTGLGQSAWAVAAQLTTSAGIVEIGTGREGEPTAGHDRRAVRIDGANQRSQTALAEVVAVTWLTPDMDRLFIEGASGRRRLLDRIVFGIDPGHADRAGAYQRALRERGRLLRDGGGDAAWLGALEELMATNGVAVAAARRDAVLRLGEMCGEPAGPFPGLDVEVDGLVEGWLAETPALACEDRFRTLLAAGRGADAESGATRSGPHRSDLVVRHRGTRRLAQACSTGEQKALLIALMLGGARLQAVERGALPLILLDEVTAHLDSRHRGALLDMVAEMDAQSWLTGSDPAIFRPLRDRAQFLALDSGDLTADDRTYVQSRTRLCGEVSSET from the coding sequence ATCCTCGACAACCGAGCGGCGACGTGGGCACGGCGGGATGAGGCGGCCGGCAGGGTTTACGTCAACCGTCTGACCTTGACGAACTTCCGCTGTTTCGCCCACCTGCGGGTAGATGTCGGGCCGCAACCCGTGGTTCTGACCGGCGCCAACGGCAGCGGCAAGACGTCGGTGCTTGAGGCCGTTTCCTTCCTCGCCCCGGGCCGGGGCTTGCGCCGGGTGCGGCTCGACGAGCCGGACCGGTGGCAAAGCGGCACAGAGACCGGATCAAGTGGGGAGACCGGCGGAACCGGACTCGGGCAAAGCGCCTGGGCGGTGGCTGCACAACTGACGACGTCGGCCGGCATCGTGGAGATCGGCACCGGCCGCGAAGGCGAGCCAACCGCCGGCCACGACCGCCGTGCGGTGCGCATCGACGGCGCCAACCAGCGCAGTCAAACCGCCCTCGCGGAGGTAGTGGCGGTCACTTGGCTGACGCCGGACATGGACCGCCTGTTCATCGAAGGCGCCTCCGGTCGCCGCCGGCTGCTGGATCGCATCGTCTTCGGCATCGACCCGGGGCATGCAGATCGTGCAGGTGCCTATCAGCGTGCGCTGCGCGAACGGGGGCGCCTGTTGCGGGACGGAGGCGGCGACGCGGCATGGCTGGGCGCCTTGGAAGAGCTGATGGCGACCAATGGAGTTGCGGTCGCGGCCGCGCGGCGTGACGCGGTGCTGCGGCTTGGCGAGATGTGCGGGGAGCCCGCTGGGCCGTTTCCGGGACTCGATGTGGAGGTCGACGGGCTGGTCGAGGGCTGGCTTGCCGAGACGCCGGCGCTCGCGTGTGAAGACCGCTTTCGCACGCTTCTGGCCGCCGGACGGGGCGCCGACGCCGAGTCGGGCGCCACCCGCTCCGGGCCGCACCGCTCGGACTTGGTCGTGCGGCACCGCGGGACGCGACGGTTGGCGCAAGCCTGCTCGACGGGCGAGCAGAAGGCGCTGCTGATCGCCCTGATGCTCGGCGGCGCTCGCCTGCAGGCGGTCGAACGGGGTGCGCTGCCGTTGATCCTGTTGGACGAGGTCACGGCCCACCTCGACAGCCGCCACCGCGGCGCCCTTCTCGATATGGTGGCGGAGATGGACGCGCAAAGCTGGCTGACCGGCAGTGACCCGGCCATTTTTCGTCCGCTGCGGGACCGGGCGCAGTTTCTCGCCCTCGACAGCGGCGACCTCACCGCGGACGACCGCACTTACGTGCAGTCGCGGACCCGACTCTGCGGAGAAGTCTCCTCAGAGACGTGA
- a CDS encoding enoyl-CoA hydratase yields MAYQHIIAETRGAVGFIRLNRPDALNALNARLMTEMGEALAGFEADDAVGAILITGSDKAFAAGADIKEMKDKTAVDCFKENFITSNWEAIPKCRKPVIAAVAGFALGGGCEVAMMCDTIIAADTAKFGQPEITIGTIPGAGGTQRLTRAIGKAKAMDMCLTGRMMDAAEAERSGLVSRVVPAAELEAEAMKMAEKIAKMSRIAAVTAKEAVNRAFETTLAEGIYFERRMFWASFGTEDQKEGMSAFAEKRKPEFKNR; encoded by the coding sequence ATGGCATACCAACACATCATTGCCGAGACACGGGGCGCCGTCGGGTTCATCCGGCTCAACCGGCCGGACGCGTTGAACGCCCTCAACGCCCGCCTGATGACGGAGATGGGCGAAGCTTTGGCAGGCTTCGAGGCCGACGACGCGGTCGGCGCCATCCTCATCACCGGCAGCGACAAGGCTTTCGCCGCCGGCGCCGACATCAAGGAGATGAAGGACAAGACGGCGGTCGACTGTTTCAAGGAGAACTTCATCACCAGCAACTGGGAGGCGATCCCGAAATGCCGGAAACCGGTGATCGCGGCGGTTGCCGGCTTTGCTCTCGGCGGCGGCTGCGAAGTGGCGATGATGTGCGACACGATCATCGCCGCGGACACCGCCAAGTTCGGCCAGCCGGAGATCACCATCGGCACCATCCCGGGCGCCGGCGGCACCCAGCGTCTGACCCGCGCCATCGGCAAAGCCAAGGCCATGGACATGTGCCTCACGGGGCGGATGATGGACGCGGCGGAAGCGGAGCGTTCCGGCCTCGTCAGCCGCGTGGTGCCGGCCGCCGAGCTGGAGGCCGAGGCCATGAAGATGGCCGAGAAGATCGCCAAGATGTCGCGCATCGCCGCTGTGACGGCCAAGGAAGCCGTGAACCGCGCCTTCGAGACGACCCTTGCCGAGGGTATCTATTTCGAGCGGCGCATGTTCTGGGCGAGCTTCGGCACCGAGGACCAGAAGGAGGGGATGTCCGCTTTCGCTGAGAAGCGGAAACCTGAATTCAAGAACCGTTAG
- the rpmI gene encoding 50S ribosomal protein L35, whose product MPKLKTKSAFKKRFRLTASGKVRANVGCKQHNLRKRSQKMKRQARGTFILCKADAATAKSGMPYR is encoded by the coding sequence ATGCCCAAGTTGAAGACCAAGTCAGCATTCAAGAAGCGCTTTCGGTTGACGGCCAGCGGCAAGGTGCGCGCCAACGTCGGCTGCAAACAGCACAACCTGCGCAAGCGTTCGCAGAAGATGAAGCGCCAGGCGCGCGGCACGTTCATATTGTGCAAAGCCGATGCCGCGACCGCCAAGTCCGGCATGCCCTATCGTTAG